From the genome of Thermogutta terrifontis, one region includes:
- a CDS encoding metallophosphoesterase family protein, whose protein sequence is MRNSILHLADLHLGAAPQPEIDERYRSHLLAARHDLLDRLATWIARPDCPVGLVLIAGDLFDEYAPAADLVASVRTALGKIAQVVPVITVPGNHDEFSYAQCVYRQPGWPGFLVNTPHPEVVWRGDLVGRQCAVVSAAYQAGKVPPGHKLTLPSRKDILPTNPDDALLIGLFHATVADYFPPHVIESERCFWISHREAAELGYDYLALGHIHSRREWLARRCVAHYPGPPVGPRLSDPGSGCFSLVRWDHGQLRIESLSEAGLLGCAWKILEIHVRPDETAEQLGERIVRQCGDGPSENSVTWIHGVRLTGHTLCPDLVEQLKKFLCEKALPCVVTAEGLEQLVSPDIEALAAEESLVGYFVRQWQEWKQKGNVAAQESTAVLHEGLLALGWRRTEGRSNS, encoded by the coding sequence ATGCGAAATTCCATCCTTCATCTGGCTGATCTCCATTTGGGAGCTGCACCGCAGCCCGAAATCGATGAACGTTATCGTTCGCATCTCCTGGCCGCCCGGCACGACCTTTTGGATCGCCTCGCCACCTGGATTGCCCGCCCAGACTGTCCGGTGGGGCTGGTGCTCATTGCCGGCGATCTGTTCGATGAATATGCTCCTGCGGCTGACCTGGTCGCAAGCGTCCGAACTGCTCTGGGAAAAATCGCTCAGGTGGTCCCGGTGATCACTGTGCCGGGCAACCATGACGAATTCAGCTATGCCCAGTGTGTGTACCGGCAGCCGGGCTGGCCGGGCTTCCTCGTCAATACTCCCCATCCCGAGGTGGTTTGGAGGGGAGACCTGGTGGGACGCCAATGCGCTGTTGTCTCGGCGGCCTATCAGGCCGGAAAAGTTCCCCCCGGACATAAGCTAACTTTGCCATCGCGAAAAGATATTCTCCCCACGAATCCCGACGACGCCCTTCTCATTGGCCTGTTTCACGCGACGGTGGCAGATTATTTCCCACCCCACGTGATCGAAAGCGAACGGTGTTTCTGGATTTCCCACCGAGAAGCAGCGGAGCTTGGCTACGATTACCTGGCCCTTGGACATATCCACAGCCGAAGAGAATGGCTCGCACGGCGCTGCGTGGCGCATTATCCAGGGCCACCGGTGGGACCACGGCTTTCGGATCCGGGCAGCGGTTGTTTTTCCCTTGTGAGATGGGATCACGGTCAGCTTCGCATTGAATCTCTCAGTGAGGCCGGTCTTTTGGGCTGTGCCTGGAAAATCCTGGAAATCCACGTGCGGCCGGACGAAACTGCCGAGCAACTCGGGGAGCGTATCGTCAGGCAGTGTGGGGATGGCCCTTCGGAAAACTCCGTCACATGGATTCATGGTGTTCGACTCACAGGTCACACGCTGTGTCCTGATCTGGTGGAGCAACTCAAAAAGTTCTTGTGCGAGAAGGCCCTCCCCTGTGTGGTGACGGCCGAGGGGCTGGAACAACTGGTGTCTCCGGACATTGAAGCCCTGGCTGCGGAAGAGAGCCTTGTGGGATATTTTGTACGGCAGTGGCAGGAGTGGAAACAGAAAGGCAACGTGGCTGCCCAAGAGAGTACCGCGGTCCTTCATGAGGGGCTTCTGGCCCTGGGATGGCGACGGACGGAGGGGCGATCCAACTCATGA